A region from the Candidatus Poribacteria bacterium genome encodes:
- a CDS encoding T9SS type A sorting domain-containing protein, protein MKSKMFILLLSVLLISLFSSNVFSEDTDPRIGLYYRLSPKDDTVSIDVFIQSASNVSGCQVWLTYNPAVLDYVDEVFEEGDYFPANAFYGQRQLESLSDTETRLRFAVASAPIENKKSGIIATLIFKALNVEENLSLSLVDGDLKKGTGTLFSDAAGSLSLPSVVEPDDHSNIPAGATPIDINLGQATISSSRSSNGKIDYESDVDYFKIEVTSPGELTVYSKNSSIEMVGQLLDLNGDPVEADNSDGAAQNFRIDYLVTDATLSNPKTYYVEVTAFHNNSTGDYRFYAELTSLKVVKDAIGTTSTEWRIPEGLISEVAYGENSTYFVFTPGLAEHDTAVGYKNIITLDIPGTYDFDKNKTVQELLDDIKAMSDSPAYFMFPLDPPDANELAEAISEIEASEDETPGSVFKAYLSYLLEAGSFTAGIFWKPVGLVLGGIKVLEANLNFHSTLFNYLSGYFSDNGDNGYLSTRFSELADNDDGKIILETFLKVYENPSQEIETPYEGNLIDDIPKFLIMIPKREPDVTIAMDQHFFRHDSQTPITINEVPSEEHFNPDGSLGSVLQFQLQLNQKIIIIKGDYSKPLKNFLQLSFDGGFPNTGWEWEYSDGKLVWSDEDREDIQKLLTNIYHAVVFFSMPVGDIPVVDLNTVSDPNSPDFSVPRADKIDLPIPLAAYSSNTLAAPHAQRISLADYPPFQQLPPEIQAYLLQHFEGTANLKATNAEMWQVPEETSLLPNYPNPFNPETWIPYQLATPADVTLTIYDLQGRVVRDLDLGQQRAGMYHSRNRAAYWDGRNAQGESVASGVYFYTLTAGDFTATRKLLIRK, encoded by the coding sequence ATGAAAAGTAAGATGTTTATTTTACTACTAAGCGTGCTACTGATTTCACTTTTTTCATCGAACGTCTTTTCAGAGGATACGGATCCGCGTATTGGACTTTATTATCGGCTATCTCCTAAGGATGATACAGTCTCTATTGATGTCTTTATTCAGAGTGCGTCGAACGTTTCGGGGTGTCAGGTTTGGCTCACCTATAACCCCGCTGTTCTTGACTATGTTGATGAGGTTTTTGAAGAAGGCGACTATTTTCCTGCGAACGCCTTTTACGGGCAAAGGCAGCTTGAGAGTCTGTCGGATACCGAAACGCGCTTGCGATTTGCTGTGGCTTCTGCCCCCATCGAAAATAAAAAGAGCGGTATCATCGCTACACTGATCTTTAAGGCTCTGAATGTGGAAGAAAATTTATCTTTGAGTTTAGTTGATGGGGACCTTAAAAAAGGTACAGGGACTCTTTTCTCCGATGCTGCCGGTAGTCTGTCACTTCCGAGTGTGGTTGAACCCGATGACCATAGCAATATACCGGCCGGGGCGACACCGATCGACATTAACCTCGGGCAGGCTACTATCTCGTCCTCCCGCTCCAGCAACGGTAAAATAGATTACGAAAGTGATGTGGATTACTTCAAAATTGAGGTCACCAGCCCTGGAGAATTGACTGTGTATTCTAAGAATTCGTCCATTGAGATGGTCGGCCAACTCCTTGATTTGAACGGTGACCCTGTGGAGGCAGATAACAGTGATGGTGCAGCTCAGAATTTTCGCATAGACTACCTCGTGACTGACGCGACTCTCTCTAACCCAAAGACTTATTACGTCGAAGTCACAGCGTTTCATAACAACAGCACTGGAGATTATCGTTTTTACGCTGAGCTTACGTCTCTAAAAGTTGTGAAAGACGCTATAGGAACAACCTCAACTGAGTGGAGAATTCCAGAAGGGCTTATTTCGGAAGTCGCTTATGGGGAAAATTCGACCTATTTTGTGTTCACGCCTGGATTGGCAGAACATGATACTGCTGTAGGCTATAAAAACATAATCACATTGGATATCCCCGGCACCTACGATTTCGACAAAAATAAGACCGTGCAAGAGTTATTAGATGACATCAAGGCTATGTCAGATAGCCCTGCTTATTTTATGTTCCCTCTGGACCCTCCAGATGCGAACGAGTTAGCAGAGGCTATATCTGAAATAGAAGCTAGTGAAGATGAAACACCTGGATCCGTCTTCAAGGCGTACTTGTCCTATCTGTTGGAAGCTGGCTCGTTCACCGCGGGAATCTTTTGGAAACCTGTAGGTTTGGTGCTCGGTGGTATCAAAGTGTTAGAAGCAAATTTAAATTTTCACTCAACTCTTTTTAACTATCTTTCTGGTTATTTTAGCGATAATGGCGATAATGGATATCTTAGCACGCGGTTCTCGGAGTTAGCCGACAACGACGATGGGAAAATCATATTAGAAACATTTTTAAAAGTATATGAGAATCCCTCCCAAGAGATAGAAACTCCTTATGAGGGAAATCTGATAGATGATATTCCCAAGTTTCTCATTATGATCCCCAAACGGGAACCAGACGTAACAATAGCGATGGATCAACATTTTTTCAGACATGACAGTCAGACACCAATAACGATTAATGAAGTCCCCAGTGAGGAACATTTCAATCCAGATGGCTCACTAGGGTCTGTGCTGCAATTTCAGTTACAACTAAACCAGAAAATTATTATCATCAAAGGCGATTACAGCAAACCTTTAAAAAATTTCTTACAGCTTTCCTTTGACGGTGGTTTTCCTAATACTGGGTGGGAATGGGAGTATAGCGATGGAAAATTAGTGTGGTCAGATGAGGACAGAGAGGACATCCAAAAATTACTTACAAATATTTATCATGCGGTTGTATTTTTTAGTATGCCTGTAGGTGACATCCCTGTAGTGGACTTGAATACTGTCTCTGATCCTAACTCTCCTGATTTTTCGGTACCTCGTGCAGATAAGATAGACTTACCTATTCCTTTAGCTGCGTATTCGAGTAATACTTTGGCAGCTCCACATGCCCAACGGATATCACTTGCGGATTACCCGCCATTCCAGCAGCTGCCCCCAGAAATCCAGGCATATCTCCTGCAGCATTTCGAGGGAACTGCAAACCTCAAGGCTACAAATGCTGAAATGTGGCAGGTTCCAGAGGAAACGTCCTTGTTGCCAAACTACCCGAACCCGTTCAACCCAGAGACGTGGATACCCTATCAGTTGGCAACGCCTGCGGATGTGACGCTAACGATCTATGACCTCCAAGGGCGCGTGGTGCGGGATTTGGACTTAGGACAGCAGCGTGCAGGGATGTATCACAGTCGGAACCGCGCCGCGTATTGGGACGGCAGGAACGCACAAGGCGAATCGGTCGCAAGCGGTGTCTATTTCTATACACTCACCGCAGGCGACTTCACCGCCACGCGTAAACTACTCATACGGAAATAG
- a CDS encoding T9SS type A sorting domain-containing protein produces the protein HTGTQIHLLTGHTDAVKSVAFSPDGNTLASGGADETIRLWDIQTGTEIRTITGHTNSIDSVAFSPDGNTLASGVRWDRTIRLWDVHTGTQIQTLTGHTDSIRSVAFSPDGNTIASGSSNRTIRLWDVQTGTQIHTFTGHTAAVVSIAFSPDGNTIASGDGNWGDNTIRLWDVQTGTQIRTFTGHTGSVNSIAFSPDGNTLASGGDYSDSTIRLWDVQTGTQIYPLLGHVGGVNSVAFSPDGKTIASGGLDETIRLWDVHTGRDVQTGTKMRILTEHNTWDVHSIAFSPDGNTIVSMDSWNAIHLWDVHTGTQIRIIHTGSIRSVALSPDGNTIASGGSWQNNYAISLWDVHTGTQIRTFTGHTAAVVSIAFSPDGTTLASGSTDATFLPSKDQTVRLWDVQTGTEIHTITGHTDDVRSVAFSPDGNTIASGSSDRTIRLWDVETGRAIRLLIGHTEWVHNIAFSPDGKTIASGSDDWTIRLWDVHTGTQIHTLTVDNRWYIHSIAFSPDGNTLASGGQDSLSTVLTHLAVGTTRLWDVQTGTQIRTITDHTDYVRSVAFSPDGTILASGSEDGTILLWGLAPEPPRLAGNVNDDDEVNIQDLVAVAAALGQVGENRADVNGDGVVNIQDLVAVAAALGEAAAAPTALRQQGAIHLTQEEVQHWLTQAQQANLTDATSLRGIRFLEQLLAAFTPKETALLPNYPNPFNPETWIPYQLAKPVDVILTIYDIQGRVVRDLDLGHQRAGMYQSKSRAAYWDGRNAVGESVASGVYFYTLTAGEFTATRKLLIRK, from the coding sequence TTCACACAGGCACACAGATACACCTCCTCACCGGACACACGGATGCTGTCAAGAGCGTAGCATTTAGTCCGGATGGAAACACACTCGCAAGTGGGGGAGCGGATGAGACTATACGTTTGTGGGACATTCAGACAGGGACGGAGATACGCACCATCACCGGACATACGAATAGTATCGACAGTGTAGCGTTCAGTCCAGATGGAAACACACTCGCAAGTGGTGTGCGTTGGGACAGAACTATCCGTCTGTGGGACGTTCACACAGGCACACAGATACAAACCCTCACTGGACATACGGATTCGATCAGAAGCGTGGCGTTCAGCCCAGATGGAAATACTATCGCAAGTGGGAGTTCAAACAGAACTATCCGTCTGTGGGACGTTCAGACCGGCACACAGATACACACATTCACAGGACATACGGCTGCTGTCGTTAGCATAGCGTTCAGCCCAGATGGAAATACTATCGCAAGTGGAGATGGTAATTGGGGGGACAACACTATCCGTCTGTGGGATGTTCAGACCGGCACACAGATACGCACATTCACTGGACATACGGGTTCGGTCAATAGCATAGCGTTCAGTCCGGATGGAAACACGCTCGCAAGTGGGGGTGATTATTCGGACAGCACCATCCGTTTGTGGGACGTTCAGACCGGCACACAGATATACCCCCTCCTCGGACATGTTGGTGGTGTCAATAGCGTAGCGTTCAGCCCAGATGGAAAAACTATCGCAAGTGGGGGTTTGGATGAGACGATCCGGCTGTGGGACGTTCACACAGGCAGGGATGTTCAGACCGGCACAAAGATGCGCATCCTCACTGAACATAATACGTGGGATGTCCATAGCATAGCGTTCAGCCCAGATGGCAATACCATCGTAAGTATGGATAGCTGGAACGCGATCCATCTGTGGGACGTTCACACAGGCACACAGATACGCATCATACATACGGGTTCGATCAGAAGCGTGGCACTCAGCCCGGATGGAAATACTATCGCAAGTGGGGGGAGTTGGCAGAACAACTACGCGATCAGTTTGTGGGACGTTCACACAGGCACACAGATACGCACATTCACAGGACATACAGCTGCTGTCGTTAGCATAGCGTTCAGTCCGGATGGCACCACACTCGCAAGTGGGAGTACTGATGCAACCTTCCTTCCGAGTAAGGATCAAACCGTCCGTCTGTGGGACGTTCAGACAGGAACGGAGATACACACCATCACAGGACATACGGATGATGTCAGGAGCGTGGCGTTCAGCCCAGATGGAAATACTATCGCAAGTGGGAGTTCGGACAGAACTATCCGTCTGTGGGACGTTGAGACGGGCAGAGCAATACGTCTCCTCATTGGACATACGGAGTGGGTCCATAACATAGCGTTCAGTCCGGATGGAAAAACTATCGCAAGTGGGAGTGATGATTGGACGATCCGTCTGTGGGACGTTCACACAGGCACACAGATACACACCCTTACTGTAGATAATAGGTGGTATATCCATAGCATAGCGTTTAGTCCAGATGGAAACACACTCGCAAGTGGGGGGCAGGACAGCCTGTCGACCGTTTTGACCCATCTGGCCGTTGGTACTACCCGTCTGTGGGATGTTCAGACAGGCACACAGATTCGCACCATCACTGACCATACCGATTATGTCAGGAGCGTGGCGTTTAGTCCGGATGGCACCATACTCGCAAGCGGAAGTGAGGACGGCACAATTTTGCTGTGGGGCCTTGCACCCGAACCCCCGCGCCTCGCTGGAAATGTCAATGACGATGATGAAGTCAACATCCAAGACCTCGTCGCCGTCGCTGCCGCACTCGGGCAAGTTGGCGAAAACAGGGCAGATGTCAATGGTGATGGTGTGGTCAACATCCAAGACCTCGTCGCCGTCGCTGCCGCACTGGGTGAAGCCGCAGCCGCCCCTACTGCCCTGCGTCAACAGGGCGCGATCCACCTAACACAAGAAGAAGTGCAGCACTGGCTCACACAGGCACAACAAGCAAATCTCACAGATGCAACCTCCCTAAGAGGTATCCGTTTCCTGGAGCAGCTGCTCGCAGCATTCACGCCGAAAGAGACAGCACTCTTGCCAAACTACCCGAACCCGTTCAACCCAGAGACGTGGATACCGTATCAATTGGCAAAACCTGTGGATGTGATACTGACGATCTATGACATCCAAGGGCGCGTCGTGCGGGATTTGGATTTAGGGCATCAACGCGCAGGCATGTATCAGAGCAAAAGCCGTGCGGCGTATTGGGATGGCAGAAACGCAGTCGGTGAATCCGTCGCAAGCGGTGTCTATTTCTACACATTAACCGCAGGCGAATTTACTGCAACGCGGAAACTCTTGATACGGAAATAA